In bacterium, one genomic interval encodes:
- the rseP gene encoding RIP metalloprotease RseP: MLLTVLSFVVVIGVIILVHEWGHFIAARLVGIRVETFSIGFGPALWKRRRGPTEYRLAWFPLGGYVKMAGMIDESLDGEDKITGASDEFMSKRSWQKAFVISAGVLMNGLLAVLLYVLIAWFWGVGRASEEPVLGGLRADMPAQLAGLRVGDRVLRVDDEPVLSWADLAGSIHQRPGREVLLLVLRPGPTGADTLAIRVLPVEALQPGTGKVGLIGIEPQVEIVPAGLGQSVTAGLRKTWAECQMAYRTVAALLSGEAGLKDLGGPILIAQMSGESARGGLVVFLSFMAFISVNIGFLNILPIPVLDGGHLVYIGIEAAIRRPLPNRLKLWIQQAGMILLLLVMVLVMKNDVMRLVQRERPAAQELQAPGGER; this comes from the coding sequence GTGCTGCTGACCGTCCTCTCCTTCGTGGTGGTGATCGGGGTCATCATCCTGGTGCACGAGTGGGGGCATTTCATTGCCGCCCGCCTCGTGGGGATCCGCGTCGAGACCTTCTCCATCGGATTCGGACCCGCCCTCTGGAAGCGGCGGCGGGGTCCCACCGAGTACCGCCTGGCCTGGTTCCCACTGGGCGGCTACGTCAAGATGGCGGGCATGATCGACGAGAGCCTGGACGGCGAGGACAAGATCACGGGCGCCAGCGACGAGTTCATGTCCAAGCGCAGCTGGCAGAAAGCCTTTGTCATCAGCGCCGGCGTGCTGATGAACGGCCTGCTCGCCGTCCTCCTCTACGTCCTCATCGCCTGGTTCTGGGGCGTGGGCCGCGCCTCGGAGGAGCCGGTCCTGGGCGGCCTGCGGGCCGACATGCCCGCCCAGCTCGCCGGGCTGCGGGTGGGGGATCGCGTGCTGCGCGTGGACGACGAGCCGGTCCTCAGCTGGGCCGACCTGGCGGGCAGCATCCATCAGCGGCCCGGCCGCGAGGTCCTGCTCCTCGTGCTGCGGCCGGGACCGACGGGAGCGGATACCCTGGCCATCCGCGTGCTTCCCGTGGAGGCGCTGCAGCCCGGCACGGGCAAGGTGGGCCTGATCGGGATCGAGCCCCAGGTGGAGATCGTGCCGGCGGGCCTGGGCCAGTCCGTGACGGCCGGCTTGCGCAAGACCTGGGCGGAATGCCAGATGGCCTATCGCACGGTGGCCGCCCTGCTCAGCGGCGAGGCCGGGCTGAAGGATCTGGGCGGCCCCATCCTCATCGCCCAGATGTCGGGGGAATCGGCCCGGGGCGGCCTCGTCGTCTTCCTCAGCTTCATGGCCTTCATCTCCGTCAACATCGGCTTCCTCAACATCCTGCCCATCCCCGTGCTGGACGGCGGCCACCTGGTCTACATCGGCATCGAGGCCGCCATCCGCCGGCCGCTGCCCAACCGCCTCAAGCTGTGGATCCAGCAGGCCGGCATGATCCTCCTGCTGTTGGTCATGGTCCTGGTCATGAAGAACGACGTGATGCGCCTCGTGCAGCGGGAGCGCCCCGCCGCCCAGGAGCTGCAGGCGCCCGGCGGGGAGCGCTGA
- the dxr gene encoding 1-deoxy-D-xylulose-5-phosphate reductoisomerase, with the protein MPHRDGVLLLGSTGSIGESTLDVIRQHPARFRVAGLSAGRRWERLAEQARLFRPAFVHVDEAHAAPLRRELEGLGIEVLSGRPALVELPAREGVDTLFTALTGTAGLEPLMCGLRAGRRICFANKEPLVTAGEPVMREVRRRGAVFLPVDSEHSAILQCLQGEVREDLRRIWLTASGGPFRTWERERMRGATRAEALAHPTWSMGDKISIDSATMMNKALEIIEAAWLYGLPEERIEVLIHPQSIIHSMVEFRDRSVKAQLGLPDMRIPILYALCWPRHEELEVDSPDWARLRCLEFEEPDAARFPALGLAREALRRGEGWPCVLNAANEVAVEHFLLDRIPFGRIVEVVEEELAAYAGGHRELEELMELDGETRRRTERRLGKQGATCC; encoded by the coding sequence ATGCCACACCGCGACGGCGTGCTGCTGCTGGGCTCCACCGGATCCATCGGGGAGTCCACCCTGGATGTCATCCGCCAGCACCCGGCGCGCTTCCGGGTGGCGGGGCTGAGCGCCGGGCGGCGCTGGGAGCGCCTGGCCGAGCAGGCCCGCCTCTTCCGCCCCGCCTTCGTCCACGTGGACGAGGCGCACGCCGCCCCGCTGCGGCGCGAGCTGGAGGGCCTGGGCATCGAGGTCCTGAGCGGGCGCCCGGCCCTGGTCGAGCTGCCGGCGCGGGAGGGGGTGGACACGCTCTTCACCGCCCTGACGGGGACGGCGGGCCTCGAGCCGCTCATGTGCGGCCTGCGCGCCGGCCGGCGCATCTGCTTCGCCAACAAGGAGCCCCTCGTCACGGCGGGGGAGCCGGTGATGCGGGAGGTGCGCCGCCGCGGCGCCGTCTTCCTGCCGGTGGACAGCGAGCACAGCGCCATCCTCCAGTGCCTGCAGGGCGAGGTGCGGGAGGACCTGCGCCGCATCTGGCTGACCGCCTCGGGCGGCCCTTTCCGCACCTGGGAGCGGGAGCGCATGCGCGGCGCCACGCGGGCCGAGGCCCTGGCCCACCCCACCTGGTCCATGGGGGACAAGATCAGCATCGACAGCGCCACCATGATGAACAAGGCGCTGGAGATCATCGAGGCGGCCTGGCTCTACGGGCTGCCCGAGGAGCGTATCGAGGTGCTGATCCACCCGCAGTCCATCATCCACTCGATGGTGGAGTTCCGGGACCGCAGCGTGAAGGCGCAGCTGGGCCTGCCCGACATGCGCATCCCCATCCTCTACGCGCTCTGCTGGCCGCGGCACGAGGAGCTGGAGGTGGATTCGCCCGACTGGGCGCGCCTGCGCTGTCTCGAGTTCGAGGAGCCGGACGCCGCCCGTTTCCCGGCCCTGGGCCTGGCCCGCGAGGCCTTGCGGCGGGGCGAGGGCTGGCCCTGCGTCCTCAACGCGGCCAACGAGGTGGCGGTCGAGCATTTCCTGCTGGACCGCATCCCCTTCGGCCGCATCGTCGAAGTGGTGGAGGAGGAGCTGGCCGCCTATGCGGGCGGCCACCGGGAGCTGGAAGAATTGATGGAACTTGATGGCGAGACCCGCCGGCGGACCGAGCGCCGGCTGGGCAAACAGGGGGCAACGTGCTGCTGA
- a CDS encoding methionyl-tRNA formyltransferase: MARLVFMGSPAFALPSLRALREAGHEIALVLSRPDQPAGRGRRTSPTAVAAYAREEGLPLECPARLRDPALGGRLAESGAELFVVVAYRILPAALLDVPRLGSINLHGSLLPHYRGAAPIERALMDGVERTGLTTFLLERGVDTGRILGQLELAVGPDETAGELRERMMGAGAALLVESVAELLAGRGRLRPQPEGDFATAPKLGPADRLLDFHHPAAALHNQVRALSPEPGALARFRGQPLQLLRTRVAEEGRPAAPGRLRSEGRRLFAACGVGELEVLELAPAGRRRMEARAWLAGARLGPEEQLESAEPAAGDRP; this comes from the coding sequence GTGGCACGCCTCGTCTTCATGGGCAGCCCCGCCTTCGCCCTGCCCTCCCTGCGGGCCCTGCGCGAGGCCGGGCACGAGATCGCCCTCGTCCTTTCGCGGCCCGACCAGCCCGCCGGGCGGGGCCGGAGGACCAGCCCCACGGCCGTGGCCGCCTACGCCCGCGAGGAGGGACTTCCCCTGGAATGTCCGGCCCGGCTGCGGGATCCCGCCCTGGGTGGGCGGCTGGCGGAGTCAGGGGCCGAGCTTTTCGTGGTGGTGGCCTATCGCATCCTGCCCGCCGCGCTGCTGGATGTGCCGCGCCTGGGCTCGATCAACCTGCATGGGAGCCTGCTGCCCCACTACCGCGGCGCCGCACCCATCGAGCGGGCCTTGATGGACGGCGTGGAGCGGACGGGCTTGACCACCTTCCTGCTCGAGCGGGGGGTGGACACCGGACGCATCCTGGGGCAGCTGGAGCTGGCGGTGGGGCCCGACGAGACGGCGGGCGAACTGCGGGAGCGCATGATGGGGGCGGGCGCCGCCCTCCTGGTGGAGTCGGTGGCGGAGCTGTTGGCGGGCCGGGGCCGCTTGCGGCCACAGCCAGAGGGCGATTTTGCGACGGCGCCCAAGCTGGGTCCGGCCGATCGCCTCTTGGATTTTCATCACCCGGCCGCCGCCCTGCACAACCAAGTGCGGGCCCTCTCCCCGGAGCCGGGCGCCCTGGCCCGTTTCCGCGGCCAGCCCCTGCAGCTGCTGCGCACCCGCGTGGCGGAGGAGGGGCGGCCCGCTGCCCCGGGACGGTTGCGGTCGGAGGGGCGGCGCCTCTTCGCCGCCTGCGGCGTGGGTGAGTTGGAAGTGCTGGAACTGGCTCCGGCCGGGCGGCGGCGGATGGAAGCCCGCGCCTGGCTGGCCGGGGCCCGCCTGGGACCCGAAGAGCAACTGGAGTCGGCGGAGCCCGCCGCGGGTGACCGCCCCTAG
- the def gene encoding peptide deformylase translates to MEELRDLEIRLIGDPVLRRRAQPVTEFGPPLRDLAEQMYEIMVDAVGIGLAAPQVGLSIRFLVVGVPVDEGEGLKLMAFANPRIVEQEGRCVMEEGCLSIPEIREEVERPERIRVHWQDLDGAGQEAWFEDLEARVILHEMDHLEGVLFVDRISPARRATLKRRLAQVGRRGNL, encoded by the coding sequence ATGGAGGAGTTGCGGGATCTGGAGATCCGCCTCATCGGCGACCCGGTCCTGCGTCGGAGGGCGCAGCCGGTGACCGAGTTCGGCCCCCCCCTGCGGGACTTGGCCGAGCAGATGTACGAGATCATGGTGGATGCCGTGGGCATCGGTCTGGCCGCGCCCCAGGTGGGGCTCTCCATCCGTTTCCTGGTGGTGGGCGTGCCCGTCGACGAGGGCGAGGGCCTCAAGTTGATGGCCTTCGCCAACCCGCGCATCGTGGAGCAGGAAGGCCGCTGCGTGATGGAGGAGGGCTGCCTGAGCATCCCCGAGATCCGCGAGGAGGTGGAGCGCCCCGAGCGCATCCGCGTGCACTGGCAGGACCTGGACGGCGCCGGGCAGGAGGCCTGGTTCGAGGATCTGGAGGCCCGCGTCATCCTGCATGAGATGGACCACCTGGAGGGCGTCCTCTTCGTCGACCGCATCAGTCCGGCCCGGCGGGCCACCCTCAAGCGCCGTCTGGCCCAGGTGGGCCGGCGGGGCAATCTCTGA
- the yajC gene encoding preprotein translocase subunit YajC, which translates to MPIFAQAAPAGGGMSGMLLTFGLMFAVMYFLIIRPQQKRQKEHQKMLEAVKKGDRIITNGGLHGLVKDLREDTLLVKIAENTVVEVSRGAVASRKGGESE; encoded by the coding sequence ATGCCGATATTTGCCCAGGCGGCGCCGGCGGGCGGCGGAATGAGTGGCATGCTGCTGACCTTCGGTCTGATGTTCGCCGTGATGTACTTCCTCATCATCCGACCCCAGCAGAAGCGTCAGAAGGAGCATCAGAAGATGCTGGAGGCGGTGAAGAAGGGTGACCGCATCATCACCAACGGCGGTCTGCACGGTCTGGTCAAGGACTTGCGCGAGGACACGCTCCTGGTCAAGATCGCCGAGAACACGGTGGTCGAGGTGAGCCGCGGCGCCGTGGCCAGCCGCAAGGGCGGCGAGAGCGAGTAG
- a CDS encoding Trm112 family protein: protein MPDQTHPVPPELRPLFICPACQGELDWSRMAEIRCTACGRVYPIVGGIPDFVVDGEKPPA from the coding sequence ATGCCGGACCAGACCCATCCCGTTCCCCCGGAGCTGCGCCCGCTCTTCATCTGCCCCGCCTGCCAGGGCGAGCTGGATTGGAGCCGTATGGCGGAGATCCGCTGCACAGCCTGCGGCCGTGTCTATCCCATCGTGGGCGGCATTCCGGATTTTGTGGTGGACGGGGAGAAGCCGCCCGCCTGA
- a CDS encoding serpin family protein has product MIGRARPIVVHHLRAALVALLLAGGCREPAAPEASRGAAGQTRPGESPASLDEGLASAVNDFGLDLLRATRGGAADNVLVSPASVHAALAMTAHGATGETERQMRQVLRTTALSREEANRQWASLLQQLGRQPDRQLLLANALWARQGVAFRPDFLAANRDGFGAEITTLDFTRADLADLINGWVARGTKGMISRIIDQVPAQAILLLANAVYFKADWQHSFERGETRKEAFRRGDGSRAEVEMMHATRRLPYVETGLLQAVRLSYKGGASACYLLLPAPDRSLDTVLASLAGPGFGELKRQLGEETRVVLGLPRLDTEFATDLARPLGALGMPRAFDPNRAEFSRMAATDLPLSIGSVLHKTKVKLDETGTEAAAATVVEMGVTSVGPGGAPPVMICDRPFLFAIVDEGSGVLLFLGAVEDPDQ; this is encoded by the coding sequence ATGATCGGTCGCGCCCGTCCCATCGTCGTCCACCACCTGAGGGCCGCCCTTGTCGCGCTGCTGCTCGCGGGCGGCTGCCGGGAGCCCGCCGCGCCTGAGGCGAGCCGCGGGGCCGCCGGCCAGACGCGGCCGGGGGAATCGCCGGCGTCGCTGGACGAGGGCTTGGCCTCGGCCGTCAACGACTTCGGCCTGGACCTGCTGCGCGCCACGCGGGGCGGCGCCGCGGACAACGTGCTCGTCTCGCCCGCCTCCGTCCACGCCGCCCTCGCCATGACCGCCCACGGGGCCACGGGCGAGACGGAGCGCCAGATGCGGCAGGTGCTGCGCACCACCGCGCTGAGCCGGGAGGAGGCGAATCGCCAGTGGGCTTCCCTGTTGCAGCAACTGGGCCGCCAGCCGGATCGGCAGCTCCTGCTGGCCAACGCCCTCTGGGCCCGCCAGGGCGTCGCCTTCCGCCCGGACTTCCTCGCGGCCAACCGCGACGGCTTTGGCGCGGAGATCACCACCCTCGATTTCACGAGGGCCGACCTGGCCGACCTGATCAACGGCTGGGTGGCGCGCGGCACGAAAGGCATGATCAGCCGCATCATCGACCAGGTCCCCGCCCAGGCCATTCTTCTGCTGGCCAACGCCGTCTACTTCAAGGCCGATTGGCAGCACTCCTTCGAGCGGGGCGAGACACGGAAGGAGGCCTTCCGCCGGGGGGACGGCTCGCGCGCCGAGGTCGAGATGATGCATGCGACCCGGCGCCTGCCCTACGTCGAGACCGGCCTCCTGCAGGCGGTGCGGCTGTCCTACAAGGGCGGGGCCTCCGCCTGTTACCTCCTGCTGCCGGCGCCGGACCGGAGCCTGGACACGGTCCTGGCCAGCCTGGCGGGGCCGGGGTTCGGGGAACTCAAGCGGCAGTTGGGGGAGGAGACCCGGGTCGTGCTGGGCCTGCCCCGCCTGGACACGGAGTTCGCGACGGACCTCGCGCGGCCGCTGGGCGCCCTGGGCATGCCGCGGGCCTTCGACCCGAACCGGGCCGAGTTCTCCCGCATGGCCGCGACCGACCTGCCCTTGTCCATCGGGAGCGTGCTGCACAAGACCAAGGTCAAGCTGGACGAGACCGGCACGGAGGCGGCCGCCGCCACCGTGGTCGAGATGGGCGTGACCTCGGTGGGTCCGGGCGGCGCGCCCCCCGTCATGATCTGCGACCGCCCCTTCCTCTTCGCCATTGTCGACGAGGGGAGCGGCGTCCTGCTCTTCCTGGGCGCGGTGGAGGACCCGGACCAGTAG
- a CDS encoding thioesterase family protein, with translation MAEQGAGGLRVVGRLRVRYGETDQMRFAYHAHAAVWFDQARTELLRASGHCYRALEEGGLWLPVLALHVDYHRAAHYDDELELLAGFRGEEVAGRPSPIQFAIDYEVRRGGELCYSGWTRHCFMAAGAGGGRRAVRIPPELRPLLQVGVANG, from the coding sequence ATGGCTGAGCAAGGCGCCGGGGGCCTGCGGGTGGTGGGCCGGCTGCGCGTCCGCTATGGCGAGACGGACCAGATGCGCTTCGCCTACCATGCCCACGCCGCCGTCTGGTTCGACCAGGCGCGGACCGAACTCCTGCGGGCCAGCGGCCACTGCTACCGCGCCCTCGAAGAGGGCGGGCTCTGGCTGCCCGTCCTCGCCCTGCATGTGGACTACCACCGCGCCGCCCACTACGACGACGAGCTGGAGCTGCTTGCCGGCTTCCGTGGTGAGGAGGTGGCCGGCCGCCCCTCGCCCATCCAGTTCGCCATCGACTACGAGGTGCGGCGTGGCGGGGAGCTGTGCTACAGCGGCTGGACGCGCCACTGCTTCATGGCCGCCGGCGCGGGCGGCGGGCGGCGGGCGGTCCGCATCCCGCCGGAACTGAGACCGCTGCTGCAGGTCGGAGTGGCCAACGGATGA
- a CDS encoding acetyl-CoA carboxylase carboxyltransferase subunit alpha, translating to MAQAQPLEFEKPVAALERQLEEMRALSHTTGMDMRQEMTGLEEKLARLKAETYGSLSCWQTVQVARHPLRPFTLDYLERICPDFSELHGDRAFADDHAIVAGFGRLGGRAVAFIGHQKGRDTRSNIFRNFGMPQPEGYRKALRIMKTAERFGRPIITLVDTPGAYPGLGAEARGQAEAIARNLFEMARLQVPVVTVIIGEGGSGGALALAVGDRILMLEHSIYSVISPEGCASILFRDAGRAQDAAEAMRLTAPNLLKLGVVDEVVREPLGGAHQDYNAAAMSLKEAVVRHLDELEALDPVERVNRRVAKYEAMGVFDG from the coding sequence ATGGCACAGGCACAACCCCTCGAGTTCGAGAAGCCGGTGGCCGCCCTGGAGCGGCAGCTGGAGGAGATGCGCGCCCTCTCCCACACCACGGGCATGGACATGCGCCAGGAGATGACCGGTCTGGAGGAGAAGCTGGCCCGCCTCAAGGCCGAGACCTACGGCTCGCTCAGCTGTTGGCAGACCGTCCAGGTGGCGCGCCACCCCCTGCGCCCCTTCACCCTGGACTACCTGGAGCGCATCTGCCCCGACTTCTCCGAGCTGCACGGCGACCGCGCCTTCGCCGACGACCATGCCATCGTGGCCGGCTTCGGCCGCCTGGGCGGCCGCGCCGTGGCCTTCATCGGGCACCAGAAGGGGCGCGACACGCGCAGCAACATCTTCCGCAACTTCGGCATGCCGCAGCCCGAGGGTTACCGCAAGGCCCTGCGCATCATGAAGACGGCGGAGCGCTTCGGCCGTCCCATCATCACGCTGGTGGACACGCCGGGCGCCTATCCCGGCCTGGGAGCCGAGGCCCGCGGCCAGGCCGAGGCCATTGCCCGCAACCTCTTCGAGATGGCCCGCCTCCAGGTGCCGGTGGTGACCGTCATCATCGGCGAAGGGGGCAGCGGCGGCGCCCTCGCCCTGGCCGTGGGGGACCGCATCCTCATGCTCGAGCACAGCATCTATTCCGTGATCAGCCCCGAGGGCTGCGCCTCCATTCTCTTCCGCGACGCCGGGCGCGCCCAGGACGCCGCCGAGGCCATGCGCCTGACCGCCCCCAACCTGCTCAAGCTGGGGGTGGTGGACGAGGTGGTGCGCGAGCCCCTGGGCGGCGCCCACCAGGACTACAACGCCGCCGCCATGAGCCTGAAGGAGGCCGTCGTGCGCCACCTGGACGAGCTGGAGGCCTTGGATCCGGTCGAGCGCGTCAACCGCCGTGTCGCCAAATACGAGGCGATGGGCGTCTTCGATGGCTGA
- a CDS encoding polyprenol monophosphomannose synthase, protein MRPERVLVIIPTYNEAENLEALSAQVLGQDPRLEILVVDDGSPDGTGRLADRLAEREPRLMVLHRPGKLGLGTAYVTGFRWAIARGYDAVCEMDADFSHDPIVLKEFLRQIEDCDLVIGSRYKTGINVVNWPLSRLLLSYGASLYTRWITGMPVRDATSGYKCFRRSTLEQLDLERVHSGGYSFQIEINFMVWRKGLSIREVPIIFVDRLQGHSKMSKAIVREAIWMVWKLKLRALLGRI, encoded by the coding sequence ATGAGACCCGAGCGCGTCCTCGTCATCATCCCGACCTACAACGAGGCCGAGAACCTGGAGGCCTTGAGCGCCCAGGTCCTGGGGCAGGATCCGCGCCTCGAGATCCTGGTGGTGGACGACGGCAGCCCGGACGGCACGGGCCGCCTGGCGGACCGGCTGGCCGAGCGGGAGCCACGCCTGATGGTCCTCCACCGGCCGGGCAAGCTGGGCCTGGGCACGGCTTACGTGACGGGCTTCCGCTGGGCCATCGCACGCGGCTATGACGCCGTCTGCGAGATGGACGCCGACTTCTCCCACGATCCCATCGTGCTGAAGGAGTTCCTGCGCCAGATCGAGGACTGCGATCTCGTCATCGGCAGCCGCTACAAGACGGGGATCAACGTGGTCAACTGGCCGCTCTCGCGCCTGCTGCTCTCCTACGGGGCCAGCCTCTACACACGCTGGATCACCGGCATGCCGGTGCGCGACGCCACCTCCGGCTACAAATGCTTCCGCCGGTCCACCCTGGAGCAACTGGACCTGGAGCGCGTCCACAGCGGTGGGTACAGCTTCCAGATCGAAATCAATTTCATGGTGTGGCGCAAGGGCTTGTCCATCCGGGAGGTGCCCATCATCTTCGTGGACCGCCTGCAAGGCCACAGCAAGATGAGCAAGGCCATCGTCCGCGAGGCGATCTGGATGGTGTGGAAACTGAAACTGCGGGCCCTGCTGGGCCGAATCTGA
- a CDS encoding SDR family oxidoreductase → MLLAGCHGRLGQHLLRVLLPEARVLGLGVEERSFVSHPSFRYHPLEGVSRRELKPLFLDFRPHAVINAAAWTDVDGAETKREACWRTNVELTRALVECCRPHGVWLGQVSTDFVFNGRGGPYRPDDAPGATGVYAQSKLAAENLVRGAAIPAAIFRTIVLFGKGHGLKPDFFEWTLGELRGGRPIRVVTDQVGNCCWALDLARAMDAALRMRRTGIFHVAARGRMSRHAMALLLARLEGLDASLVRPLTTAELGQAAPRPREGGLVVEETERALGLRFPAIEQALRGWLRDQPQMWSIN, encoded by the coding sequence GTGCTCCTGGCGGGTTGCCACGGCCGCCTGGGCCAGCACCTGCTGCGCGTCCTGTTGCCGGAGGCCCGCGTCCTGGGGTTGGGGGTGGAGGAGCGGAGCTTCGTCTCCCACCCCTCCTTCCGTTACCATCCGTTGGAAGGAGTCTCGCGGCGGGAGCTGAAGCCGCTCTTCCTGGATTTCCGTCCCCACGCCGTGATCAACGCCGCCGCCTGGACGGACGTGGACGGCGCCGAGACCAAGCGCGAGGCCTGCTGGCGGACCAATGTGGAGTTGACGCGGGCCCTGGTCGAGTGCTGCCGGCCGCACGGCGTCTGGCTGGGGCAGGTCTCGACCGACTTTGTCTTCAACGGCCGGGGTGGACCCTATCGGCCCGACGACGCCCCGGGAGCGACGGGCGTCTACGCGCAGAGCAAGCTGGCCGCCGAGAACCTGGTGCGCGGCGCCGCCATCCCGGCGGCCATCTTCCGCACCATTGTCCTCTTCGGCAAGGGCCACGGCCTCAAGCCCGACTTCTTCGAATGGACCCTGGGCGAGTTGCGTGGGGGCCGGCCCATCCGGGTGGTGACCGACCAGGTGGGCAACTGCTGCTGGGCCCTGGACCTGGCCCGCGCCATGGACGCGGCGCTGCGGATGCGGCGCACGGGCATCTTCCACGTGGCGGCGCGCGGCCGCATGTCGCGCCACGCCATGGCCCTGCTCCTGGCCCGGCTGGAGGGACTGGACGCCTCGCTAGTGCGTCCGCTGACGACGGCGGAGCTGGGGCAGGCGGCGCCCCGCCCCCGGGAGGGCGGCCTGGTGGTGGAGGAGACGGAACGGGCCCTGGGCCTGCGCTTCCCCGCCATCGAGCAAGCCCTGCGCGGTTGGCTGCGGGACCAGCCGCAAATGTGGTCGATCAATTGA
- the purE gene encoding 5-(carboxyamino)imidazole ribonucleotide mutase, producing MTPAQVLILMGSESDRAVFEAALPYYRHFGIQAEMKVSSAHRNPEQTARLAREARRAGVAVIVCGAGMAAHLAGVVAAHSSLPVIGVPLDASPLGGLDALLATVQMPAGIPVATVAIGKAGAINAAVLAARILSLGDPELAARLDAFMAAGARLS from the coding sequence ATGACCCCTGCCCAGGTGCTGATCCTGATGGGCTCCGAAAGCGACCGCGCCGTGTTCGAGGCGGCCCTGCCCTATTACCGGCACTTCGGCATCCAGGCCGAAATGAAGGTCTCCAGCGCCCACCGCAACCCGGAGCAGACGGCCCGCCTGGCGCGCGAGGCGCGCCGCGCCGGCGTGGCGGTCATTGTTTGCGGCGCCGGGATGGCCGCCCACCTGGCGGGCGTGGTGGCCGCCCATTCCAGCCTGCCCGTCATCGGCGTGCCCCTGGACGCCTCGCCCCTGGGGGGGCTGGACGCCCTGCTGGCCACCGTGCAGATGCCGGCCGGCATTCCCGTGGCGACGGTGGCCATCGGCAAGGCGGGAGCGATCAATGCCGCCGTGCTGGCGGCGCGCATCCTGTCCCTGGGGGACCCGGAGCTGGCCGCCCGCCTGGATGCCTTCATGGCGGCCGGCGCCCGTCTGTCGTGA
- a CDS encoding DUF4837 family protein, with translation MTTIRPLVLLIILAGAFALGGCTRPRSEGQRWEVAVLADSTRHEALAPLLDSLFVDHWITPIPERRMGWHWADPARLEMYLARRSLIIASDGPPEGPVGRFLEGLLGAAVRDRIQQEEAFLFRKPDAFARDQLLVILAAPNPASFRRQVLERVGEVRAQFLEHEQAMEREGYRSTRLQKELADSLAIACGFRLAIPPDWFVVQGVAAPPFVRLRRLNPDRWITVHWVDGPDSLRLSEEGLRAVRARLGRLYWDKDYSEPSHGRFSTVRLGGLEARLLEGLWGTDAFIGGGPFLFYALHVPGAAGLPQGRTFYIDAAVLNPGGPKSPFLHQLSMLVATFTGTDEEGRPIGPVQAKEPTP, from the coding sequence ATGACAACCATCCGTCCGCTTGTCCTGCTGATCATCCTGGCAGGGGCGTTTGCGCTGGGGGGCTGCACGCGACCCCGCTCGGAGGGACAGCGCTGGGAGGTGGCCGTGCTGGCCGACAGCACGCGCCACGAGGCCCTGGCCCCCTTGCTGGACAGCCTCTTCGTCGATCATTGGATCACGCCCATTCCCGAGCGACGCATGGGCTGGCATTGGGCCGATCCCGCCCGCCTGGAGATGTACCTGGCGCGGCGCAGCCTGATCATCGCCTCCGACGGACCGCCCGAGGGTCCGGTCGGCCGCTTCCTGGAGGGCCTGCTGGGGGCCGCCGTGCGCGACCGCATCCAGCAGGAGGAGGCCTTCCTCTTCCGCAAGCCGGACGCCTTCGCCCGCGACCAGCTCCTGGTCATCCTGGCCGCCCCCAACCCCGCCAGCTTCCGCCGGCAGGTCCTGGAGCGCGTGGGGGAGGTGCGCGCCCAGTTCCTCGAGCACGAGCAGGCCATGGAGCGGGAAGGCTACCGCAGCACGCGCCTGCAGAAGGAGCTGGCCGACAGCCTTGCCATCGCCTGCGGCTTCCGCCTGGCCATTCCGCCGGACTGGTTCGTGGTGCAGGGCGTCGCCGCGCCGCCCTTCGTCCGGCTGCGACGCCTCAATCCCGACCGCTGGATCACCGTGCACTGGGTGGACGGCCCCGACAGCCTGCGCCTGAGCGAGGAGGGCCTGCGCGCCGTGCGGGCCCGCCTGGGTCGCCTCTACTGGGACAAGGACTATTCGGAACCGAGCCATGGCCGCTTCAGCACGGTGCGCCTGGGCGGCCTGGAGGCCCGGCTGCTGGAGGGACTCTGGGGCACCGACGCCTTCATCGGCGGCGGCCCCTTCCTTTTCTATGCCCTCCACGTGCCGGGCGCGGCCGGCCTGCCGCAGGGCAGAACCTTTTATATTGACGCCGCGGTCCTGAATCCGGGTGGACCCAAATCCCCCTTCCTGCACCAGCTGAGCATGCTGGTGGCCACCTTCACGGGCACAGACGAGGAAGGGCGTCCCATCGGACCCGTGCAAGCGAAGGAGCCGACGCCATGA